The following coding sequences are from one Diospyros lotus cultivar Yz01 chromosome 7, ASM1463336v1, whole genome shotgun sequence window:
- the LOC127807018 gene encoding DEAD-box ATP-dependent RNA helicase 37-like: MSWPADSATETAQRRARPWNRPARPTYVPPHLRTDPNNGAEPARFARSGRGEPVRVGSTRGRGPPWARRANPESDPFELAERFDELEVIADGDGGGGGAGAGINFDAYEDIPVETSGDDVPPPANSFAEIELGKPLMANIRRCRYVKPTPIQRHAIPIAVAGRDLMACAQTGSGKTAAFCFPIISGIMRNRFPVPAPGRGPRIAYPLALILSPTRELACQIQDEAKKFSYQTGVKVVVAYGGAPISQQMRNLEKGVDILVATPGRLVDMVERERVSLKVIKYLALDEADRMLDMGFEQQIRRIVEQMDMPPPGARQTMLFSATFPTEIQRLASDFLSKYIFLAVGRVGSSTDLIDQRVEFVHEMDKRSTLMDLLNSQSANGAIRKHALTLVFVETKRGADALEHWLCMNGFPATAIHGDKVQAERERALKSFKSGATPVLVATDVAARGLDIPHVGHVVNFDLPKGIDDYVHRIGRTGRAGKTGLATAFFNNKNMPLARALVDLMQEANQEVPPWLTQCAESSTFGSSGRARHHGGSKFGGRDYQFGGHDFRNDTQYDDGDYHSSHYVDPAADPDFSYAATPASSTYGGAPAATSYPSVDVDSRGFGFDHGSVVATGWE, encoded by the exons ATGTCGTGGCCTGCTGACTCGGCCACTGAGACAGCCCAGAGGCGGGCTCGGCCGTGGAACCGCCCGGCTCGGCCAACATACGTTCCGCCACATCTCCGAACCGACCCCAACAATGGGGCCGAACCAGCCCGGTTCGCCCGCTCCGGCCGCGGAGAGCCCGTTCGAGTCGGTTCAACTCGTGGCCGTGGGCCGCCGTGGGCCCGCCGCGCGAACCCGGAATCTGACCCCTTTGAACTCGCCGAGAGATTCGATGAACTGGAAGTGATCGCGGACGGCGATGGTGGGGGTGGCGGCGCCGGTGCCGGCATTAACTTCGACGCGTACGAGGACATTCCGGTGGAGACCAGCGGCGACGACGTTCCACCGCCGGCAAACTCGTTCGCTGAGATTGAATTGGGGAAGCCTTTAATGGCCAACATCAGGCGGTGCAGGTACGTGAAGCCGACGCCGATTCAGAGACACGCCATTCCCATAGCCGTGGCCGGGCGGGACTTGATGGCTTGCGCTCAGACTGGGTCGGGGAAGACGGCGGCGTTTTGTTTTCCGATCATCAGTGGGATAATGAGGAACCGTTTTCCGGTTCCGGCGCCGGGCCGTGGGCCGAGGATTGCTTACCCGCTTGCTCTGATACTTTCTCCAACTAGGGAACTGGCATGCCAG ATACAGGACGAGGCAAAGAAATTCTCTTATCAAACTGGTGTGAAGGTTGTGGTTGCCTATGGAGGGGCACCCATTTCGCAGCAG ATGCGAAATCTAGAAAAGGGTGTAGACATTTTAGTTGCCACACCTGGGCGCTTGGTTGATATGGTAGAGAGAGAACGAGTTTCTCTTAAAGTGATTAAGTATTTGGCTTTAGATGAAGCAGATCGAATGTTGGATATGGGCTTTGAGCAGCAGATACGCAGGATTGTTGAGCAAATGGACATGCCTCCACCAGGTGCAAGGCAGACAATGCTCTTCAGTGCAACTTTTCCAACGGAGATACAA AGACTTGCTTcagattttctttcaaaatacaTATTTCTTGCCGTTGGAAGAGTTGGTTCTAGTACTGACCTGATTGATCAAAGAGTTGAATTTGTCCATGAGATGGACAAAAGAAGTACTTTGATGGATCTACTTAATTCCCAAAGTGCTAATGGAGCTATTCGAAAG CATGCCTTGACACTGGTTTTTGTAGAGACAAAGAGAGGAGCGGATGCTTTAGAACACTGGTTGTGCATGAATGGTTTTCCAGCCACAGCAATACATGGTGACAAAGTGCAAGCG GAGAGAGAACGAGCCTTGAAGTCATTCAAAAGTGGAGCGACTCCAGTTTTGGTGGCAACGGATGTGGCTGCACGAGGGCTGGACATACCACATGTTGGCCATGTTGTTAATTTTGACTTGCCAAAAGGGATTGATGACTATGTTCACAGAATAGGGCGTACAGGCCGTGCTGGCAAAACAGGTCTAGCCACAGCATTTTTCAACAACAAGAACATGCCCCTCGCAAGGGCACTTGTCGATCTCATGCAGGAAGCAAATCAAGAAGTTCCTCCCTGGCTCACTCAATGTGCCGAGTCATCAACGTTTGGCAGCAGTGGTCGAGCACGTCACCATGGAGGTAGCAAGTTTGGCGGCCGTGATTACCAGTTTGGTGGCCATGATTTCAGGAATGATACCCAATATGATGATGGGGATTACCATTCCAGCCATTATGTCGATCCAGCGGCAGACCCCGATTTTTCCTATGCTGCTACTCCTGCTTCATCTACTTATGGTGGTGCCCCCGCTGCTACCAGTTACCCTTCTGTTGATGTTGATTCTCGTGGTTTTGGCTTTGATCACGGGTCGGTTGTCGCTACCGGCTGGGAGTGA